The segment GGACTGAACACAAATCTACGGGACTCATATTTGTCTTCAAAGGAAAAATCCGgctgaaagcaggaaagaaaatggcGGCAGCTCGTTAATCTGCTTGCAAAGTGTTGTAAAGCAGGGGTTGCAGGGCTGTTGGAGCACGAAAATTCATATTCTCTCAGGCCGCTCAGTCCGCGAGAATTATACGCAGGTGTTCGATGAAAAATCGAACTTTTAAAGATCTTGGCGAAAACTTTTCCTCTTACGCGCAGGTCTAATTCCTGCAAAATTTTGCGCTTCAGAAGACATTTTCTGATCATGAACAGAGTCATTCGCAGCGTATTCCACGCACTCTTCTTTCTTACTCCTCTTTCTCCCATTTCTCCGAGTCTTGCAGAAAAATTTCAAAGCAAGCTTTGAGCAAAGATCGCCTGGAATTGGTATTTATATGAAAAATAAGCGAAGACTTTAGCCGTTTCTGTACCAGCTGTACGCGGTTACAGAAATAAAATAATGgcggaagaaagaaaaagaagatttAAATGTTGTTGTGTTGTTTCCGTGCATGAACGTGAAGACATTAGAAGATGCAATGCCAGCTCAGTGACTGTGACAATGCATGTGACCAGCTTCATTTTGATTTTTATTCCATCCCTGAATGCTCTCTATTCGTGCTTTCATTGTGTAATAATATACTAATTGTGGTTTTAGTTGTCAGTTTAtgtgaaatttaaatttaaattatgacATTTTATATTGGGGTTATTGTTAAATATCATCTAGCTTGAGAGTCAAAGCTTAATTTGGATaaataaaaattggaaaaatatttaGCTGATTTTGGTAGCTGATAGATAGTTGTCTATTATTTTAATCATAAATTTTAAGGTACGTTGGAAGCTTAATGATGGTATATGAATTGAGTTATTCTCAAATTTTGGCTGGGTTGAACTTATTGTGCAAAAATGATCTAGATTCGATTTGTATGTGTGGAAATAAACCATGTACATGGAAGTAAAATTTGACCAATCATTTTGAACCTGTTGATTGTGATCATCTTATTACTATAGTAGAGATTTTCATTGATGTCAGACCTACATTAATAATAGTGACATTGATAAATATATTTGAAGTGCTTGTTAGACAAGGAGTAATTCTCTTTTGGTCAAGCTCTTATGCAAGCCAATAAAACAATGGTGAACAATGATCAACAATTTAGCTTGCGACAATGCTATATGCTCCTAGGATGTCGATGTATTCCCTTTTGCCTCCTTTGTATTTCATTCTTAGATGTTTGACATGAATCAAGATTAGTTATTAAATACACCACACTAACATGTAACTTGAAATAATTTGTAGTTGAGTGAACTCATAATGGCTAGCAAGAGGGAAAATATGGtgtcattttcaaatttgaatttaaatatttaGATTTAAGTTCAAATCTATGCACATTACCCAATGTAACCTAGGTCATTTCTACACCCACAAGTTTGAACCAAGGTAGAAAATGGTAGATTTAGTATGTGAATCCATAATCTTGGGTTGTAAGGAGATAGATAAGGTCATGATAGGGTTATTTACTAACTTCTACATAAAAATACATTATCTTGCACACTAGTCAATTCATAAAAGAGAACCTAATGAATGTTTGTCTAAAATGAACGGGGGAAATGTATGGGTATGCAATTTCGCCATTATAATTTTATGTTTATATTCAATACCATTGATAGTTTGAAGTTTAtattatgaaattaaaaaataatttctttttaattttaagaAACAACTTCTTATTAATTGAGAACCAAGGTTCACATTAGAATGTGTAAGAGAAAGAAATGCATATACCACTTTTACACCTTCattttgcacacacacacacacacacacacacacacacatatttgtgtgtgtgtgtgtgtgtgtatacatgtacatgtatatacacaaagatatatatatatatatataaagatgtatatatatatatttatatatacatatgtatatacatatatacatatacatacatatatacatgtacatatatacatacatacatattcatgtacatatatacatgtatacacacacacaaatatatatatatatatatatatatatatgggtaagggctccaagttgtggtaccaaaaaggtgccactttttatcttttcataaaaatgcatcatcggcatgaaaaggtcgtccaaacctacgggttggatgcccaaggcaaatctaGCCCacagggttggtattctcccaagcaaaccatttggtgagcgccaaatatggcgctcaccaaatgcaaaattttgaattttcgcatCTGGTGCGCACCAAATTTGGTGcccgccaaatgtgaaaagtcaatttttttgcatgtggcgagcgccaaatgttctgcattgtctaaggtgaaggttttgtgagtttgtagattttccaatctaggaacaagttatatccaccctcgaaggagaatatatacatgaaatataatatttaagtatagctctataggacttataatgtagattctagtttttagaagatcatataaaatttcagatagtcaaattttagtaatcaacatgtcgaattttagtaatcaacatgctcctattagcattctttagctgtgtatctcactctctttatcttccccaaactctagacctatctctctccctctgttgtctctctcacttctctatcattgaatctctccctctctcttctctctcactctcttattgtttctctcccctcccactcctttctcttggtcactgcctatcccttttatcctctctctccccatatctaggatTGTCCCTCCCTTCCTATTCaactcactacctctccctccctatattatcacccacctttctctccccctctaggtttctcacttatctaattgtccaccctctagttctctccctccctctccgcctttctctcccttctcattacctctatctatttat is part of the Cryptomeria japonica chromosome 10, Sugi_1.0, whole genome shotgun sequence genome and harbors:
- the LOC131040485 gene encoding uncharacterized protein LOC131040485, whose translation is MGERGVRKKSAWNTLRMTLFMIRKCLLKRKILQELDLRVRGKVFAKIFKSSIFHRTPAYNSRGLSGLREYEFSCSNSPATPALQHFASRLTSCRHFLSCFQPDFSFEDKYESRRFVFSPCAIKEGVTGRPFENPARTFQEEDNQEDRKAEEFIARFYSQMKFQRQTSLLRYEEMLARGVN